The Candidatus Zymogenaceae bacterium nucleotide sequence GTGTTCCAGTTATCGCGCCAGCGGTAATGGCTGGGTAGCTATGTTCGGAAGGGATAACCGCTGAAAGCATATAAGCGGGAAGCCCACCCTAAGATAAGACATCCCTCTTCATTAGAAGACTCAAGGCCCCTTGTAGACTACAAGGTATTATAGGCTGGGTGTGTAAGCGTAGCAATGCGTTTAGCTAACCAGTACTAATCGGCCGTGAGGCTTGGCCATCCCATTTTTTATCTTGTCCCTTGTCTGCCCTAAAGATACCTATGCGATTTTCAAAGGACCGGCAAAGGCCGGACGTCCGGTTTAACCACCGGACACATGATCTCTGACATACAGTTTTCGGTGGCTATGGCGGTGGGGTCACACCTCTTCCCATCCCGAACAGAGAAGTTAAGCTCACCAGCGCCGATGGTACTGCACGGGTAACCGTGTGGGAGAGTAGGTCGCCGCCGAATCTAATTTCAAAAGCCCGAGTTATATAACTCGGGCTTTTTCTTTTGTCATCCTTCCGGATTATCAGGGAGCTTGAAAGAACCTGAAAGTTCGAGGAATATCTTTCTTTTTAATGAATAGAGAAAATGTTTTGGAGATCACTGTGTCAGGAGTCAGACATCAATGAAAGGGGTGTATATTTAAAAAAACGAGCCCAATGGACGATTCCACAGGGCGCGTTTCCTTTTTCGGCGGGTCTGGTCGGTCGGATCAAGGGACGCATGAAGCTTCTGACGACCAGACCAACTGTCTCATCGAAGGGTGGATAAGAATGAGGGGGGGGCTATGATACGTGCTTCCCTTTTCCGGACGCCTTCCACAGAAGCAGCGGGGACAGAAACACCAGACACAAAAGAAGCGACAGGGGCAGGACGAACATCGTGGGATTTTCTATGACATACATCGGTATCGATACGTGAAAGAACAGCTCACCTATCGCCCTCCCTCCCCACAGGATCGACTGTGAGGCGCTGTAGACAAGCGCGGTTTTTTCTCCCGAACGCAGCATTCTCGAAAAGTATATCGAGAGGATGCCAAAGACAAGGAGACAGAGGCCGATGGAAACGGAACTCAGAAACAAGAGATCGCTGTAATGCCCGGTCAGATCGGCAAATTCACCGGTTTCGACCAGTTCAAAGGGCCATACAAAATGGAGGAGAGCGATCAAGAGCTCGACAATACCTCCGATACCCATCAATCGATATGCAAGTCTTTTATTCATCATGCCAGTATTCCCTCGATGTGTATTGTTCTTCAGTACATCTACCCGTACTCCGATGAAATGTTCGGGCTCCCAACGTGTTTACGTTCCCGATGATATAAAGATCTTTTTCCTTCAATTATGGATTCGTTCCGCACGATCGGTTATACCATCGCCCCCGCCCGTTTTCCCAGCTCTTCAAAGTGGAAAAACTCACGGAAGTCCACCAGCCCCGACATGGCGCCGACGTGCCTGATGGGAATATCCCACTCTTTCAGGATCGCCACAGGATTGAGGCCGCCCATTACAACCGCGCCGATGCGCCCGTCAGGGATGGGTATCTCCATGAGCGTGTTTCCGGGAAGCCCCACGGTGTGGTATCCACCCAGGCCGATCCTTCGCATTTCATGCTCCAGGTTCAGGACAAGCTCCCGGGAATCGGCGGGCATCTCCCTGAGGCTCGCGCCGATTATCCCGTCGCCGCTGGTCACCGTTCCGGTGTAGTCGGTCATACCGCTCTTGATGAATATCTCCATCGGATCCATGGTGGTGCCGTCGTAGTTGATGATCTGTAAAAATCGGGTGGCCGCCCCTTCTTCAAACTCCAGCAGTCCCCCGAATCGTGAATGGGTCTGGATGGAGTGGCGAAGCAGCACGCCGTTGAGGGATATGGAGCAGATGGTTCCGATGCCCACAGAGTCCTCAGGCACCGCAACGGTGCCCGCACGCCTCCCCGGCCCGAACAGAGTTAAAAGCTCGCCCATAGAAAAACCCTTTTCGAACACCGACTGTATCAGAGGGATCGCATCGGTGAATCTTTCCTTGTCGATAAGCGTGGTATTCATGATGACCGTACCGGTTCTGGACGTGAGGTCGAAGCTCATGCGATAGGTCATCTGATCGATTTTCGTCGACATAAATCCCACCCGCTCGAAGATCCTGGCGGAGAGAAGCTCCCGACGTCCCTTGTCGGTGATAATTCTTCCCTTGCGCCCCAGGGCCTCGGTATAGCCGCAGTCGTCCAGGTACTGGAGGGAGAGCCGGACGCTTCGTGGCCCCACCTTGTGTCCCATTGCGGAGAGTTGGGACGAGATGACGAAGCTGCTGACCGGTTTGGGAGAATCCTGCAGGATCTTCATAATGGCGAGATATCTGTTTTCATATTTCTTTTCCATGGTGGAAAGCATATTGGAAAAAATACCATATGTCAAGTATTTTATTGGAAAAATTTCCAATAAAATAATATTTTTTTAATTGATGGATTAAAATACCTTATATATCGTCGTAAATACAGGATAAATCACTGATCGAACGACCCCTGAAATTAGGGAGAAAGTGAGAAAAATGAAACAACTAAAATAAACGGTAATAATACCGAATTTCCTTGACAGAAGCCTATAAACTTGATTATATGGGGTAAATTTGGATGTGAGAATTTTGGTTGCGAATCCCACGAGGGACGACATCCTTAATAAAACCTTTCACAAGGAAACGCATGATGGTAACTCACGCAGGGAACCTGAATCCCGTTACATCTCGAACCGTTGTAGAACCGGTACAGACGCCGGCACATGAAACATTGAATTCATTCGAGATCGTCCAGAGGCAGCTCGATGAGTGTGCGAGCTTCATGAATCTGGATGCGGGGGCCCATAGGCTTTTGAGAAACCCGATGTTTGAAATGACCGTGTCGATTCCGGTCACGATGGATGACGGCACAACCAGGGTATTTCAGGGTTTTCGAGTGCAGCACAATATGGCCCGGGGTCCCGCCAAGGGGGGCGTACGGTTTCACCCGGACGAGACGATCGATACCGTCCGGGCGCTTGCCACATGGATGACCTGGAAATGCAGCCTTATGGGACTTCCCCTGGGCGGCGGTAAGGGAGGTGTTGTGTGCGACACCCGTGAACTGTCTCCATCGGAGCTGGAGCGGCTCAGTAGGGAATACGTTCGGGCCATAGCTCCGATCATAGGTCCGGATAGAGACATCCCTGCACCGGATGTCTCAACCAATCCCCAGGTGATGGCGTGGATGATGGACGAGTACTCCCGCATCGTGGGAAAAAACGGCTGCGGCGTTGTTACCGGAAAGCCGATCTGCGTGGGCGGATCGCAGGGACGGCTCGATGCCACCGCCCGTGGTGGTATGTATACCATACGTGAGGCGGCCAAGATGCTCGGAATGAACCTCGACGGAGCCCGGGTGGCGGTGCAGGGATTCGGCAACGCGGGTTCATTTGCAGCCTGGCTTATCCGAGACCTTTTCGGGAGTACCGTAGTGGCGGTCAGCGATACCGGCGGCGGCGTATACTCAAAGAGGGGACTTAATCCGGAGGCGGTATTACAGCATAAACGGCTTCATCGTTCGGTGTGCGGCGCGGCTGACTGTGAGGTGATTCCAAATGAGGAAATCTTCGGTCTTGATGTGGATATTCTGATTCTGGCCGGCATCGAAAATGCAGTTACTCAAAAAAACGCAGGAGATGTTCGGGCCCGTATCGTGGCGGAACTGGCCAACGGACCGACGACGCCGGAGGCGGACGCGATACTCATCGAAAACGGTGTCCATATTATCCCGGATTTTCTGTGCAACGCCGGCGGTGTGACCGTTTCCTATTTTGAAATGGTGCAGAATTATTATATGTACTACTGGGAGGAAAGCGAGGTGCACAAGAGGCTGGATCAGAAGATGACCGAGGCCTACCACAGCGTGTATCATGCTTCCCAGGAATACGGCCTCGATATGCGTCGGGCGGCCTCTGTACTTGCGGTGGACCGAGTGACCGAGGCGATGCGCTGCCGCGGCTGGATCAATTGATACTAAAGAAGATAATACATGTCGAGGGCGACGCACATCGACGCTGTTTCAAAAAGGCATCGCCCGTACGATATTCGAAACCCCCGAATGGATATCCCTTCGGGGGTTTTTATTGATCGGTCGCTATCCGAATCATTATCGGGTGAGGCTGCTAATCGTATCGCTGGATTCCTCGAGGGTCAAGCTTGTCTTATAGATATCGGATGTCAGTACCCGGGATGCATCGGTGAACCGGAATCCTGTAATAGGATATATGAGAATTTGCCGCTGTATACTTCATCGGTGTCGATGTCGTCGGTGGATCCGGGCGGCCCTGAAACAGCGTGCAGCGCGTACCTTCGGTTAGGAGGGGGTGCTGCATGGTATTGTCGGATGGTTCGGTTGATTCGTTCGTTTCGACTGAAAAAAAAGCCCAAGGAATTTATCCCATGGGCAATATATGTGCATAATGATATGGAAAAGGTATGAATGGTTACGTATCCAACCATTTTTCCGCGTCTTCGAGGTTGTTGAACGTTCCCATTTGAAATTGATCCTTACCGACTTTATCATACACCTTGTCAAGATGAATGTTCATGGTCATGCTTCTGTTCACGATAGCGGCCTTTCGCTGGCCCGATTGACGCATCATCTCCTGTGCTTCGCTGTGTAGATTGTTTACCTCAGGGGAAGGAACGCCGAGGTGAGTGATATCAGACAAAACCGTGTAACCACTTCTGACCATGTTGATGCACTTGTTAATATCCTCGATGTAATTCGGTACATCATGCGGTGAATCCCAGTCCCCTACGGGTGTAAAATAAATCCTGTTCTTCTCCACATCAACTTGAAATTCATATAGGCTGTTTTTCGACACCGTGTGCTTCATCGTTACACCTCCTTCTAGTGTTGTGTTAAGAGACGATGAAAAGAATGTCTCTGACGATCAATAATTATGGCCATTGCCCAATACGATTGTCTTAAATTGAAATATATCAAGGAGATATTATTTAGTTAATTGTAATGTTAATATTGCTATAAGTCAAGGCAATTATTTCAAGGCCGTCTTTTCAGAGAGACGGTATATGGATGCGAACACGCACGAAAACGTCATCTGAGAAAATTACGGACTTTGCGGACGGTTGTACAAGTAGAAAATCTCGTTGTCTCATTATATTTATCTGACGAATCGATATTTTATAATGTGCCTGATTTCAAATTTTGAAAGGGTGATGGTTTGATACCAAGAGGGATACATGAGAAAGGCCGGCATATCGCCGGCCTGTTTTTGAATATTCGAATGTCTCCTTCAACCTCGGGAACGGGAAAAATCCCGGATCGAAGTTCATGGGGAAGTCCTCACATGAAACAAGGAGATGTAATGTGAAATCCTTTTATTCCGCTGTCACAGCGAGGGATTTCACCGGGTAATCAACCGGGCTGATTCCCATTCCGTCAGGGCTCACGACGAAGATATTCCCCGTCAAATCGTACCTGACGCCGTCGATTGTTCCCTCTGCCCCGGTTATGGAGATGACATCCGGCGTGTCCTGGCATTCAATTTCGTCGGTGGCGATTACTTTGGTGTCGACGTAAGGGTAGTGAAGCGTATATATCGAATCCCACCACCTTGTGTCTATGGTCAGGTTTTCGATCGTGAGAGAAGTATCGGATACCACCCGAACCGCGAACACCATACCGTTGGCGTGATCAAGGGGAATGAATCCACCGTGACACACCTCGATGGTTAATGTGTTCATATCAGCCGAAAAAACAGTCGGTCCCGCAACAAGAATGAAGAGGGACACCAGAACAGCCGCCTTGATGAAGATAGTTTTCATTCGAATCTTCCTGAGAATGAAGAGGTTGTTCATCAGCCTACCATGTGCATGACCAGTTGCCCTGCCCCGATTTTGTATAGA carries:
- a CDS encoding DUF128 domain-containing protein, which encodes MEKKYENRYLAIMKILQDSPKPVSSFVISSQLSAMGHKVGPRSVRLSLQYLDDCGYTEALGRKGRIITDKGRRELLSARIFERVGFMSTKIDQMTYRMSFDLTSRTGTVIMNTTLIDKERFTDAIPLIQSVFEKGFSMGELLTLFGPGRRAGTVAVPEDSVGIGTICSISLNGVLLRHSIQTHSRFGGLLEFEEGAATRFLQIINYDGTTMDPMEIFIKSGMTDYTGTVTSGDGIIGASLREMPADSRELVLNLEHEMRRIGLGGYHTVGLPGNTLMEIPIPDGRIGAVVMGGLNPVAILKEWDIPIRHVGAMSGLVDFREFFHFEELGKRAGAMV
- a CDS encoding Glu/Leu/Phe/Val dehydrogenase, which codes for MVTHAGNLNPVTSRTVVEPVQTPAHETLNSFEIVQRQLDECASFMNLDAGAHRLLRNPMFEMTVSIPVTMDDGTTRVFQGFRVQHNMARGPAKGGVRFHPDETIDTVRALATWMTWKCSLMGLPLGGGKGGVVCDTRELSPSELERLSREYVRAIAPIIGPDRDIPAPDVSTNPQVMAWMMDEYSRIVGKNGCGVVTGKPICVGGSQGRLDATARGGMYTIREAAKMLGMNLDGARVAVQGFGNAGSFAAWLIRDLFGSTVVAVSDTGGGVYSKRGLNPEAVLQHKRLHRSVCGAADCEVIPNEEIFGLDVDILILAGIENAVTQKNAGDVRARIVAELANGPTTPEADAILIENGVHIIPDFLCNAGGVTVSYFEMVQNYYMYYWEESEVHKRLDQKMTEAYHSVYHASQEYGLDMRRAASVLAVDRVTEAMRCRGWIN